One segment of Acidovorax sp. DW039 DNA contains the following:
- a CDS encoding Mu-like prophage major head subunit gpT family protein: MIINHSNLAILNQSFSAAFAGGLASAAPMWSQIATLVPSTTSEQKYGWLGKITKFREWIGERQYQNLVAHDYAIKNKTFENTVSVGRDEIEDDQYGVYKPVIEQLGQDAALHPDELVFSLLNAGFTTPCYDGQYFFDTDHPVGSPGAQTSVSNFQGGSGAAWFLVDNTKVIKPIIYQKRRDYAFQAKTSLSDDNVFSRNEFVWGADGRGNAGLGLWQLAYASKQTLDVNSYADARAEHQSFRGDNGKPLVIRSAELWVPPSLEQQALEVVQAERLANGASNVMRNLSKVVVCPWLTA, from the coding sequence ATCATCAATCACAGCAACCTCGCCATCCTTAATCAGTCGTTCAGCGCCGCCTTTGCGGGCGGCCTGGCCAGCGCCGCGCCCATGTGGTCGCAAATCGCCACGCTGGTGCCTAGCACCACCAGCGAGCAAAAGTACGGCTGGCTCGGCAAGATCACCAAGTTCCGCGAATGGATCGGCGAGCGCCAGTACCAGAACCTGGTCGCGCACGACTACGCCATCAAGAACAAGACCTTTGAAAACACCGTATCGGTAGGCCGCGACGAGATCGAGGACGACCAGTACGGCGTCTACAAGCCCGTCATCGAGCAGCTCGGCCAGGACGCCGCGCTGCACCCCGACGAGCTGGTCTTCAGTCTGCTGAACGCGGGCTTCACCACGCCTTGCTACGACGGCCAGTACTTCTTCGACACCGACCACCCCGTGGGCTCGCCTGGCGCGCAGACCAGCGTCAGCAACTTCCAGGGCGGCAGTGGCGCGGCCTGGTTCCTGGTGGACAACACCAAGGTCATCAAACCCATCATCTACCAAAAGCGCCGCGACTACGCCTTCCAGGCCAAGACCAGCCTGAGCGACGACAACGTATTCAGCCGCAATGAGTTCGTGTGGGGTGCCGATGGCCGTGGCAATGCAGGCCTGGGCCTGTGGCAACTCGCCTACGCCAGCAAGCAAACGCTGGACGTGAACAGCTACGCCGACGCCCGCGCTGAGCATCAGTCCTTCCGGGGCGACAACGGCAAGCCCCTGGTCATCCGCAGCGCCGAGTTGTGGGTGCCCCCCTCACTGGAGCAGCAGGCGCTGGAAGTGGTTCAGGCCGAGCGCCTGGCCAACGGTGCCAGCAACGTGATGCGCAACCTGTCCAAGGTTGTCGTCTGCCCCTGGCTCACCGCCTGA
- a CDS encoding DUF1320 domain-containing protein, with product MAYITTTELAERPGARELAQLASADAQPVSDFALMDATLRGQDRSAWTPAQTAAADLALARVQDAIAEAGALIDGYLAQRGYTLPLALPPTSTGKSVLSAWARSITRYLLNKSRISDEGKDPVARDYRDALKMLGLLAQGKYSLGAGDPAAPANVPGGATEVRFDSAPSVFNRSQLRSFH from the coding sequence ATGGCCTACATCACGACCACAGAACTTGCAGAGCGCCCAGGTGCCCGCGAACTGGCCCAGCTCGCCAGCGCGGATGCCCAGCCCGTGAGCGACTTCGCGCTCATGGACGCCACGCTGCGCGGCCAAGACCGCAGCGCTTGGACGCCCGCACAGACTGCGGCCGCAGATTTGGCCCTGGCCCGCGTGCAAGACGCCATTGCCGAGGCCGGTGCGCTGATTGACGGCTACCTGGCACAGCGCGGCTACACGCTGCCGCTGGCACTGCCACCAACCAGCACCGGCAAAAGCGTGCTCTCCGCCTGGGCGCGCTCCATCACCCGCTACCTGCTGAACAAGTCGCGCATCTCGGACGAGGGCAAGGACCCCGTAGCCCGCGACTACCGCGACGCCTTGAAGATGCTGGGCCTGCTCGCCCAAGGCAAATACAGCCTGGGCGCGGGTGACCCTGCAGCCCCGGCCAATGTGCCAGGCGGTGCCACCGAGGTGCGCTTTGACAGCGCGCCCTCCGTCTTCAACCGCAGCCAGCTGCGGTCCTTTCACTGA
- a CDS encoding phage tail assembly chaperone, whose translation MAVVLASVAFWAPVIYRLVGDEGEPTTVSFRARYKRLKTSERKDMDRRLAAGRMDERARERLRAQLQLSHLTEDDRYEIQAQLDAVPANDKDFLDAVLVDWDLTDLTHNRIPYTPANREEVVEEWDGIEAALVTAYFDAGRKARQAAEIAKNSAAPSATA comes from the coding sequence ATGGCCGTCGTCCTCGCATCCGTCGCTTTCTGGGCACCCGTCATCTACCGCTTGGTGGGTGACGAGGGCGAGCCCACCACCGTCAGCTTCCGCGCCCGCTACAAGCGCCTCAAAACCTCCGAGCGCAAAGACATGGACCGCCGCCTGGCAGCGGGCCGCATGGACGAACGCGCGCGCGAGCGGCTGCGGGCCCAGCTGCAGCTTTCCCACCTCACTGAAGACGACCGCTACGAAATCCAGGCACAGCTCGACGCCGTGCCCGCCAACGACAAAGACTTTCTCGACGCCGTGCTGGTGGACTGGGACCTGACCGACCTCACACACAACCGCATTCCCTACACGCCCGCCAACCGCGAGGAAGTGGTGGAGGAATGGGACGGCATCGAAGCCGCGCTGGTCACCGCCTACTTTGACGCAGGGCGCAAAGCCCGCCAGGCAGCGGAGATCGCAAAAAACTCCGCAGCGCCGTCCGCCACAGCCTGA
- a CDS encoding DUF1799 domain-containing protein, with product MLGADPDQAMAAMADGALEPEPEGDFELSPEEWQGWEVFDAMWTNWIVVAGWGGAYRQGLNYTALPTVMDFLQVPRKKRRNVFWMVRILEDEAKKHLNKP from the coding sequence TTGCTGGGGGCTGATCCAGACCAGGCCATGGCGGCGATGGCCGATGGAGCGCTGGAGCCGGAGCCCGAGGGGGACTTTGAACTCTCCCCCGAGGAGTGGCAGGGCTGGGAGGTCTTCGACGCCATGTGGACCAACTGGATCGTCGTTGCTGGCTGGGGCGGTGCCTACCGCCAGGGCCTCAACTACACAGCGCTGCCGACCGTCATGGACTTCCTGCAGGTCCCCCGCAAAAAGCGCCGCAATGTCTTCTGGATGGTTCGCATCCTCGAAGACGAAGCCAAAAAGCACCTGAACAAGCCCTAG